The nucleotide sequence CCACGGAGCCGTGGCGCCGACTCGCGGCCCTACTCCCCTGAGCCGTCCGGCCCAGCGCGCGGTGGGCGCTTGCCCGGCCGTGTGCGGGAACAGCCGGGCGCGGTGGCCCTCGGTGCGCTTTTCGGGTGGTCGGAGAAATCCCGGCCCGCGCCGATGAGTCCGCGGGGGTTCCGCCGTCTGTACTGGTGAGGCCAACCGAGGCACCGGCACACCGACTGGGGACACGTCATGAGGACCATCACCGCAAGCCTGTTCATCGCGCTCGACGGCGTCGTCGAGGCACCCGACCAGTGGCACTTCCCGTACTTCAACGACGAGATGGGCGCCTCCGTCGGCGCGTCGCTCACCGCCGCGGACACCCTCCTGCTCGGGCGCACGACGTACGACAGCTTCGCCGGGGCCTGGCCGGAGCGCGAGGCGCAGGGCGGCGAGGACGCGGCGTTCGCCAAGATGCTCGGCGACATGCGCAAGATCGTCGTCTCGCGCGGCGAACTCGACTTCGCGTGGCGCAACACGGAGCAGCTGCGCGGCGAACTCCTCGAGTCCGTCGCCGCGCTGAAGCGTGAGGAGGGCGGGCCGATCGCGATCAGCGGATCGGTCTCGGTCGTGCGCCAGCTGCTGGCGGCGGGGCTGCTGGACGAGTTGCAGCTGCTCGTGCACCCGATCGCGGTGCGCTCGGGGATGCGGCTGTTCGACGAGGGTTCGTCGTCGATCCCGCTGCGGCTGGTCTCGTCGGAGGCGTTCACGACCGGTGTGCTGAACCTGGTGTACGCCCCCGCCGAGTCGGCCGGTTCGGCCTCGTACGAGGACGCGAAGAAGCACATCGCCTGATCGGGGCGTCCGGCGGCGGTAGGCCGCCGGATCGGGCGATCCGGGTGTCCGCACCGGCGGTTTCGGTGCGGACACCCCCTTTTTTTTCACGGCGCCGCGGGGCACTCCCCCGCGCCCGCCCGGGCCGTCATTCGGGCGCACCGGGTCGGACGCCGCCCGCGAGGAACGGGTCGGTCCCCGGCGGGATGCTGAGGTCGGCGCGGGTGGACGTGCCGCCGGCGAGGACGGCCCCGAGGAGCAGCGGGCGGATCGCGTCGCTCATCTCCTCCGCGCTTCCGGGGCAGCCGCGGCGCAGCCAGTCCAGGATCGTGCCGAGCAACGCCCCGGCGAGGAACACGGCTTCGGGGTCGTACGGGATCTCCGGCGGCTCCTCGGAGTGCGGCCACGCGTCGTCGGCTCCGCTGATGCCGTTGAAGTGCACGGCGACGGCGAGGCGTTGGTGTATGTGGTTGACGACCCGGGAGCTGCCGCCGTCGCCGAGGAGCGCGCCGTAGAGCCGGGCGTTCTCCGCGACGTGGGCGAACACGCGGGCGAGCGCGGCGCGTTGCGAGGGTTCGTCGAGCGCGCCGTCGAGCTGGGCGGCGGCGATGAGTTCGTCGAACATCGACGCGCACGCGCCGGCCGCCAGTTCGTCGACAGTGTCGTAATGCTCGTAGAACGTCGAGCGGTTGACGCCGGCCCGCCTGGTGAGGGTGAGCACGGTGATGCCGGTGAGGTCGTGCTCCTGAATCAGCTCCAGGAGAGCCGACTCCAGTGCGGAGCGGGAGCGGTGGACACGTGGATCGGAAGGTTGCTGAACAGGCACGCCTGCACTGTATTCTTTCCGACAGGTGCAGGAAACCGACAGATGTCGGAGTAGGCCTCGTGCACGGCGGGGCCGTCGCCGTGCACGGTCGTTCCCCGCACCGCCGCGCCGCCGGGACCACCCCGATCCGGCGAGCCGGCGCACGCACCACGACAGCTCGGTTCCGCTTTTCGGAGGTGTGCCCATGAGTTCCGCCGGCGACATCCGCTGGGATCCCTACAACTACTCCTTCGCCGACGACCCGTACCCGACGTACGCCCGGCTGCGGGAGGAAGTGCCGCTCTACTACAACGAGGAGCACGACTTCTACGCGGTCAGCCGCTACACCGACTGCCAGAAGGGCCTGGGCGACTGGGAGACGTACTCGTCCGCCCGGGGCGGCATCCTCGAACTGATCAAGTCGGGCTTCGTCGCCCCTCCGGGGACGCTCATCTTCGAGGACCCGCCGGTGCACGACATCCACCGCAAGCTGCTCGCCCGGGTGTTCACCCCGCGCCGCGTCGCGACGCTGGAGCCGCAGGTGCGCGCGTTCTGCGCGCGGGCGCTCGACACCGTCGCCGACGAGGACCGCTTCGACCTCGTGCAGGCGCTGAGCATCGACATGCCGATGCGGGTCATCGGCATGCTGCTGGGCATCCCCGAGTCGGACCAGGAGGCGATCCGCGACAGCGGGAACGAGCGCCTGCGCACCGAAAAGGGCGGCAAGATGGAGATATCCGGCGACGACTTCGGCTTCGAGGCGTTCCGCGAGTACATCACGTGGCGCAAGGACAATCCGTCCGACGACCTCATGACCGAGTTGATGAACGCCGAGTTCGAGGACGAGAACGGCGTCCGGCGCACGCTGACCGACGACGAGATCCTCGTCTACTGCACGGTCGTCGCGGGGGCCGGCAACGAGACCACCGGCCGGTTGATCGGCTGGATCGGCGCCGTGCTGGCCCGCCACCCGGAGCAGCGCCGCATCCTGGTCGAGGAGCCGGCGCTGATCCCGGGGGCGATCGAGGAGATCCTGCGCTTCGAGCCGACCGGCCCGTTCATCGCCCGGTACGTCACGAAGGACACCGAGGTCCACGGCCAGACGGTGCCGGAGGGCAGCGCGATGATGTTCCTCGTCGCCGCCGCCAACCGCGACCCGCGCCGCTTCGACAACCCCGACCGCTTCGACGTGCGCCGCGTGAACCAGACGCTGACCTTCGGCGTCGGCGCCCACTACTGCCTGGGGGCGGCACTGGCCCGGCTGGAGGGCCGCGTGGCGATGGAGGAGATCCTGCGCCGCTGGCCGGAGTGGGACGTGGACTGGGACAACACGAAGCTGGCCCAGACGTCGACGGTACGGGGGTGGGAGACGCTGCCGCTGATCGTGCGGTGACGGCGACGCACACCGCACCCGGGGCACGGCCGACGCGCGGGGCGAACGGGAGGGCGCCCGGCGCAGGCCGCTGACCCGGCGCACACGGTTTCGGCGGCGGCCGGTCGCCGCGGGCCGACGGGCGGCGGACCCGCCCGCGCGCGCCCGGCACGGGGCACGGTTCCGCGTGCCTCGGCGTCGGCCCGTCCCGACACCTCGGGCGGACGGGCCGCGCGCCGTCGAAACCGCGCGGGGCCGGGTCCGCGGGCGAGGGGGTTCCGCGCCCGCGGACCCGGGCCTCGTGCGGCTGCGCGCCCGACCCGGTTCAGGACACCCACACCGTCTTGGCGTTGCAGAACTCGCGGATGCCCAGCGCCGACAGCTCGCGGCCGTACCCGGAGCGCTTGATCCCGCCGAACGGAAGCTGCGGGGAGGACGCGACGAGGCCGTTGACGAAGACGGCTCCGGCCTCCAGTTCGTTCACGAACAGCTCCTTTTCGTCGGCGTCGGTGGTCCATGCCGCGGCCCCCAGGCCGAAGGAGGTGGCGTTGGCGATCCCGATCGCCTCGTCCGCCGTGGACACCCGGTAGAGCTGGGCGACCGGGCCGAAAACCTCCTCGGTATGGATGCGCATCTCGGAGGTGATGCCGTCCAGCACGGTCGGCGGGTAGAACCATCCGGGGCCGTCCGGGGTCTCGCCGCCGCACAGCACGGTCGCGCCGGCCCGCACCGCGTCGTCGACCAGTTCGACGACGTCCTCGCGGCCGGACTCGGTGGCCAGGGGCCCGACGTCGGTGGCCTCGTCGGCCGGGTCGCCGACGCGGAGGCCGCGCATGCGCGCGGTGAAGGCCTCCGCGAACGCGTCGAAGACCGCGTCGTGGACGATGAAGCGCTTCGCGGCGATGCACGACTGGCCGTTGTTCTGCACGCGCCCGGTCACGGCCGTGGCGACGGCGGCCTCCAGGTCGGCCGACGGCATCACCACGAACGCGTCGCTGCCGCCGAGTTCCAGCACGGTCTTCTTGACCTCGTCGCCCGCGATCGCGGCCACCGAACGGCCGGCCGCCTCGCTGCCGGTCAGCGTCGCCGCGGCTACGCGGGGGTCGCGCAGGACGCCCTCGACCTGCCCGGACCCGATCAGCAGCGCCTGGAAGCAGCCCTCGGGAAATCCCCCCTCGCGGAACAACTCGTCGAGCAGCAGCGCGGTCTGCGGGACGTTGGAGGCGTGCTTGAGCAGCCCCGTGTTGCCGGCCATCAGCGCGGGCGCGGCGAACCGGACGACCTGCCAGAGCGGGAAGTTCCACGGCATCACCGCGAGCACGACGCCCAGCGGCTGCCACCGGATCATCGCCGCTTTCGCACCGACGGCGGACGGGTCGGCCAGCGGCTCGTCGGCGAGGAAGCCCTCCGCGTGCTCGGCGTAGAAGCGCATGGTCCGCGCGCACTTGGCGGCCTCGGCCCGCGCCGAGACGATCGTCTTGCCCATCTCGGCGGTCATGACGCGAGCGACGTCCTCGCGCCGCGAGTCCAGCACGTCCGCGGTGGCGGTCATCCACGCGGCGCGGGTGGCGAACGTCGTCCGGCGCTGGTCCCGGAACGCGCGGTGCGCGAGGGCCACGCGCTCCTCGATCTCGTCGGACGTCAGGGACGGAAAGGTCTTGAGCGTCTCGCCGGTGGCGGGGTTCACGGATGCGACAGTCATGGGGTTGCTGTTGCCCACCGGCGCGCGGTTCCAGGCCGGGAATCCGTTCGGACGTTCGCGCGGTGCCGAGGCCGCGCGCGACGCGGCGTCGGCGGCGCCGGGCACCGGCCCGGCCGGCCCGGCGGCGGCACGTCGCGTGCCCCGCCGGACCGGCCGGAGTGCGGCGGGCGCGCGTCACCGTGGGTCGGTGCCCCGATCGTCATCGGCGCCTCCGGCAGTCGAACACCGGAGCGTCGCCGCACGGCGGGCGCGGCCCGGCCGCGCGTCACGGTGTCGCGAGCAGCGCCTCCAGGGCGTCCGCGGTCGCCGGGTGCCGGTCGAGCAGGGCCGCCCCGGCCGGTGCGGGCGCGGCGGTCGCCCACGGGTCCGCGCAGCCCAGCAGGGCCGCCACGGCGTCGCACGCCGCCGGGTGGGCGGCGAGGAGCGCCACGCCGCCCGGTGCCGCCGACGCGCCGATCGCGGGCACGGGCGCCGGCACCGGCTCGGCACGCCACGGCGGCGCCCACGCGTCGAGCGCCGCGAGCCGGCCGGGGAAGATCCGGCCTGCCTCGCGGATCAGCAGCGGTGCCAGTTCGGCCCCCTCGGCGCGCAGCGTGCCGATCAGCGTCGGCAGCCACGGCAGGAGGACCGCGTCCGGGAGGCGTCCGAACGCGTTCGACACCGCTTCGACGACGAAGTCGGCCAGCGCCGGCACCGGCTCCAGGGCCTGTACGAATCCGCTCAGGTAGCGCGGATAGGCGGGCAGCACCAAGGGGTTGTCCAGCAGGCCGTCGCAGCGCCGCCGCAAATCGGCGCGCGTGAAGCGGCCGAGCTGCACCTGCGCCGCCCACAGCAGCGCCACCTTGGACGCGTCCTCGGGGTGCGACTGGGCGACGGCCAGTTCCAGCTGGGTCCGGTCGCAGCCGAGCGACACCGCCAGGCCCTCCATGCCGAACAGGAAGCCCAGCGTGGCGGCGACCTGGCGGACGGTCGCGTCGTCGTCGGTGAACGCGGTCGGCAGCAGCGTGCAGTAGTGCGCGTAGCCGGTCTTGGCGAACGACGCGATCCAGGCGGGCAGCGTCGGTTCGCTCGTGCGGTAGTAGGCCAGCAGCCTCCGGACGCGGCGCAGCACCTCGGGG is from Yinghuangia sp. ASG 101 and encodes:
- a CDS encoding dihydrofolate reductase family protein, whose product is MRTITASLFIALDGVVEAPDQWHFPYFNDEMGASVGASLTAADTLLLGRTTYDSFAGAWPEREAQGGEDAAFAKMLGDMRKIVVSRGELDFAWRNTEQLRGELLESVAALKREEGGPIAISGSVSVVRQLLAAGLLDELQLLVHPIAVRSGMRLFDEGSSSIPLRLVSSEAFTTGVLNLVYAPAESAGSASYEDAKKHIA
- a CDS encoding TetR/AcrR family transcriptional regulator; this translates as MPVQQPSDPRVHRSRSALESALLELIQEHDLTGITVLTLTRRAGVNRSTFYEHYDTVDELAAGACASMFDELIAAAQLDGALDEPSQRAALARVFAHVAENARLYGALLGDGGSSRVVNHIHQRLAVAVHFNGISGADDAWPHSEEPPEIPYDPEAVFLAGALLGTILDWLRRGCPGSAEEMSDAIRPLLLGAVLAGGTSTRADLSIPPGTDPFLAGGVRPGAPE
- a CDS encoding cytochrome P450 is translated as MSSAGDIRWDPYNYSFADDPYPTYARLREEVPLYYNEEHDFYAVSRYTDCQKGLGDWETYSSARGGILELIKSGFVAPPGTLIFEDPPVHDIHRKLLARVFTPRRVATLEPQVRAFCARALDTVADEDRFDLVQALSIDMPMRVIGMLLGIPESDQEAIRDSGNERLRTEKGGKMEISGDDFGFEAFREYITWRKDNPSDDLMTELMNAEFEDENGVRRTLTDDEILVYCTVVAGAGNETTGRLIGWIGAVLARHPEQRRILVEEPALIPGAIEEILRFEPTGPFIARYVTKDTEVHGQTVPEGSAMMFLVAAANRDPRRFDNPDRFDVRRVNQTLTFGVGAHYCLGAALARLEGRVAMEEILRRWPEWDVDWDNTKLAQTSTVRGWETLPLIVR
- a CDS encoding NADP-dependent succinic semialdehyde dehydrogenase — translated: MTVASVNPATGETLKTFPSLTSDEIEERVALAHRAFRDQRRTTFATRAAWMTATADVLDSRREDVARVMTAEMGKTIVSARAEAAKCARTMRFYAEHAEGFLADEPLADPSAVGAKAAMIRWQPLGVVLAVMPWNFPLWQVVRFAAPALMAGNTGLLKHASNVPQTALLLDELFREGGFPEGCFQALLIGSGQVEGVLRDPRVAAATLTGSEAAGRSVAAIAGDEVKKTVLELGGSDAFVVMPSADLEAAVATAVTGRVQNNGQSCIAAKRFIVHDAVFDAFAEAFTARMRGLRVGDPADEATDVGPLATESGREDVVELVDDAVRAGATVLCGGETPDGPGWFYPPTVLDGITSEMRIHTEEVFGPVAQLYRVSTADEAIGIANATSFGLGAAAWTTDADEKELFVNELEAGAVFVNGLVASSPQLPFGGIKRSGYGRELSALGIREFCNAKTVWVS